One genomic region from Salvia hispanica cultivar TCC Black 2014 chromosome 2, UniMelb_Shisp_WGS_1.0, whole genome shotgun sequence encodes:
- the LOC125205333 gene encoding LOW QUALITY PROTEIN: protein REDUCED CHLOROPLAST COVERAGE 3-like (The sequence of the model RefSeq protein was modified relative to this genomic sequence to represent the inferred CDS: deleted 1 base in 1 codon; substituted 1 base at 1 genomic stop codon), with amino-acid sequence MAPRSGRGKGNKSKNEKKKKEEKVVPSVVDITVITPYETQVLLKGISTDKILDVKKLLAVNVETCHLTEYSLSHEVKGRKLNDKMEVVGLKPCLLRMVEEDYSDESRALSHVRRLLDIVACTTRFAKPKGGAGGGGAESRPKKSKVQQSTVVPAAQDGESRLPEGTQSVVTGNYEMVAIHPIPKLSDFYEFFSLSHLSPPILHLKRVESKDGETRRDGDYFEMQIKICNGKIIQVMASAKGFYTLGKQYLQNHSLVDLLQQQSQAFANAYASLMKAFVEHNKFGNLPYGFRANTWLAPPSIADSASHYVPLPVEDEHWGGNGGGQGRKGEYDHRPWATDFAILASLPCKTEEERAIRDRKAFLVHNLFLDVSIFKAVSSIQKVIDXLNMPSVESPVRGQVLHSDCMDVETSRCLVQGVIKDCLTKLDKNPAIAVNCIRWELGSCWVQHLQKQETPTDNNSASHKDGDKLEPVVKGLGKQFKLLKAREKKSSSDGNDEQNAGCSSASKEDNTETEKFCASDCELLKYVSEDAFLRLKDTGTGLHTKSMDELVKMAFAYYDDVALPKLVADFASLELSPVDGRTLTDFMHLRGLQMRSLGRVVELADKLPHIQSLCIHEMVTRAYKHVVRAVIASVESMDNMSAAIASTLNFLLGSYNAESSDQTLKFQWLRAILEKRFGWKLKDEVQHLRKLSILRGICHKVGLELVPKDYDLESSTPFAKSDIISIVPICKHVGCSSADGRTLLESSKIALDKGKLEDAVNYGTKALAKMIAVCGPYHRATAGAYSLLAVVLYHTGDFNQATIYQQKALDINERELGLDHPDTMKSYGDLSVFYYRLQHIELALKYVNRALYLLHFTCGLSHPNTAATYINVAMMEEGMGNVHVALRYLHEALKCNQRLLGTDHIQTAASYHAIAIALSLMEAYTLSVQHEQTTLQILQAKLGAEDLRTQDAAAWLEYFESKALEQQEAARNGTPKQDASIASKGHLSVSDLLDFISPDQESKAMDAQRKRRTKVTQLGDKSPREQREEKNEEPIISESIEISAVVEESSSKLDKVDSTSSEEHVKVAETRYDLPPSDQLVQEGKSEEGWQEATSRGRSGNGATRKFNRKNPDLAKLKINSAHSHHKDGSYRKEAVSQGHNKVTLKTVFAEASLIKQSGSVSLNNTDNSSKVSVYDVIASQGTLIEPVGFPSVAAPVPCGPRLAMYYRGSQSFRIRPGVFSYQIPVIDRDDGAASPKTMNPHAPEYVPRRAAWQINPATEDSNPMIDSENPVVGAGAKVDKLDEKLTTGVRGERPRRTSSDAEKAELARQILLSFIVKSVQNSSDPPSTAAVTDKKHDYPTDSAEAIANDSAIIKIFYGNDEKMPRPEINSERQKMADVNKNKISDGEGFVLVTKRRRSRQQYRNGVNDLCSQQSICASVR; translated from the exons ATGGCCCCAAGGTCAGGCAGGGGCAAGGGAAACAAATCGAAgaatgagaagaagaagaaggaagagaaAG TTGTACCgagtgttgttgacataaccGTCATCACTCCATATGAAACTCAAGTTCTGCTCAAG GGGATATCGACTGATAAAATTCTGGATGTGAAGAAGCTTTTGGCAGTTAACGTTGAAACATGCCACCTGACAGAGTACTCTCTATCTCATGAG GTTAAAGGACGTAAATTGAATGATAAGATGGAGGTTGTTGGACTGAAGCCATGTTTGCTGAGAATGGTTGAAG AGGACTACAGTGATGAGTCACGTGCCTTGTCTCACGTGCGGAGGCTCCTCGATATCGTCGCATGCACTACGCGCTTCGCCAAGCCTAAGGGCGGTGCCGGCGGTGGCGGAGCCGAATCTCGTCCGAAGAAGAGTAAAGTGCAGCAAAGCACGGTGGTACCAGCGGCGCAAGATGGAGAATCTCGGCTGCCGGAGGGTACCCAGTCGGTGGTTACGGGGAATTACGAAATGGTGGCGATTCACCCAATTCCGAAGCTGTCGGATTTTTACGAGTTCTTCTCTCTCTCGCACCTCTCTCCGCCTATACTAc ATTTGAAAAGAGTGGAAAGTAAAGACGGAGAAACAAGGCGAGATGGGGATTATTTCGAAATGCAG ATAAAGATATGCAATGGGAAGATCATACAAGTGATGGCATCTGCAAAAGGTTTCTATACTTTGGGGAAACAATACTTGCAGAACCATTCTCTGGTGGATCTACTGCAACAACAAAGTCAAGCGTTTGCCAAC GCATATGCATCCTTAATGAAAGCGTTTGTCGAACACAATAAG TTTGGTAACCTTCCATATGGTTTCCGTGCTAATACCTGGCTTGCTCCTCCATCAATTGCTGATTCTGCGTCTCACTATGTGCCCCTCCCTGTGGAGGATGAGCACTGGGGAGGAAACGGTGGAGGTCAGGGTAGAAAGGGAGAATACGATCATAGACCATGGGCGACGGATTTTGCAATATTGGCAAGCCTACCTTGCAAAACAGAGGAAGAGAGAGCTATTCGTGATAGAAAGGCTTTTTTGGTCCATAATCTATTCCTGGATGTCTCCATTTTCAAAGCAGTTTCTTCCATACAGAAAGTCATAGACTA GCTTAACATGCCTAGTGTGGAATCACCAGTCCGAGGACAAGTTCTTCATTCTGATTGCATGGATGTTGAGACTTCGAGATGCCTGGTCCAGGGAGTAATTAAAGATTGTCTTACAAAGCTTGACAAGAATCCTGCAATAGCAGTAAATTGTATCAGATGGGAACTTGGTTCTTGTTGGGTTCAGCATCTTCAAAAGCAAGAAACACCAACAGATAATAATTCTGCAAGCCATAAAGATGGTGATAAGCTTGAACCTGTGGTTAAGGGACTCGGGAAGCAATTTAAACTGCTAAAGGCAAGAGAAAAGAAATCTTCCAGTGATGGCAATGATGAACAGAATGCTGGATGCAGCAGTGCAAGCAAGGAAGACAATACAGAAACTGAGAAATTCTGTGCGTCTGATTGTGAGTTGCTAAAATATGTTTCTGAAGATGCTTTCTTGCGATTGAAAGATACTGGTACTGGGCTTCATACAAAG TCAATGGATGAACTGGTCAAGATGGCATTTGCGTATTATGATGATGTTGCTTTACCCAAGCTG gtTGCAGACTTTGCATCACTTGAACTTTCTCCAGTCGATGGCCGTACACTGACTGATTTCATGCATCTTAGAGGATTGCAGATGCGTTCTTTGGGTCGTGTG GTTGAACTTGCAGATAAGCTTCCACATATACAGTCTCTTTGTATACATGAAATGGTTACTCGAGCTTATAAGCATGTAGTTCGAGCTGTTATTGCTTCTGTCGAGAGCATGGATAACATGTCTGCTGCTATAGCCTCAACTTTAAATTTCTTACTGGGATCTTACAATGCTGAAAGCAGTGATCAAACTCTTAAATTCCAATGGTTGCGGgcaattttggaaaaaagattTGGTTGGAAATTGAAAGATGAAGTACAACACTTGAGAAAGTTATCAATTCTGAGGGGCATTTGTCATAAG GTTGGGTTAGAACTGGTGCCTAAGGACTATGATTTGGAAAGCTCCACCCCGTTTgcaaaatctgatattatcAGCATAGTGCCCATTTGCAAG CATGTGGGGTGCTCTTCTGCTGATGGGCGAACTCTCCTTGAATCGTCGAAGATTGCTCTGGATAAAGGGAAGCTGGAAGATGCTGTTAATTATGGAACAAAG GCTCTGGCAAAGATGATAGCTGTCTGTGGTCCTTACCATCGTGCAACTGCTGGTGCTTACAGTCTTCTTGCTGTTGTCCTTTATCACACTGGAGACTTTAATCAG GCAACTATATATCAGcagaaggctttggatatcaATGAAAGAGAGCTGGGGCTTGACCATCCTGATACGATGAAGAGCTATGGGGATCTATCCGTATTTTATTATCGACTTCAGCATATTGAATTGGCTCTGAA GTATGTCAACCGAGCATTGTATCTTCTCCATTTCACATGTGGGCTTTCTCACCCAAATACAGCAGCTACTTACATAAATGTAGCTATGATGGAAGAAGGAATGGGAAATGTTCATGTTGCTCTCAGATATCTACATGAAGCCCTTAAGTGCAACCAAAGACTATTAGGAACGGACCACATACAG ACTGCTGCTAGTTATCATGCCATAGCCATAGCTCTTTCATTGATGGAAGCATATACTCTCAGTGTGCAGCATGAGCAAACTACTTTACAAATTCTTCAGGCTAAACTAGGAGCAGAGGATCTTCGTACTCAG GATGCTGCTGCATGGCTAGAGTATTTTGAGTCAAAAGCATTGGAACAGCAAGAAGCAGCACGCAACGGAACCCCAAAACAAGATGCCTCTATTGCCAGCAAAGGTCATTTGAG TGTGTCAGATCTCCTTGATTTTATAAGTCCTGATCAGGAGTCAAAGGCCATGGATGCTCAGAGGAAGCGACGCACAAAG GTTACTCAACTCGGTGATAAATCCCCTAGAGAGCAGCGAGAGGAAAAGAATGAAGAACCAATTATCAGTGAAAGTATCGAAATAAGTGCTGTAGTGGAGGAAAGTAGCAGTAAACTGGACAAGGTAGACAGTACATCCTCCGAAGAACATGTCAAGGTTGCTGAAACCAGATATGATCTTCCACCCTCTGATCAACTTGTCCAGGAAGGAAAGTCAGAAGAAGGGTGGCAGGAAGCTACATCGAGAGGGCGTTCTGGAAATGGTGCTACAAGAAAGTTCAACAGAAAGAATCCAGATCTTGCCAAGTTAAAGATTAATTCGGCACACTCTCACCATAAGGACGGCAGTTACAGGAAGGAGGCTGTTTCTCAGGGGCATAATAAGGTCACACTTAAGACTGTTTTCGCTGAGGCATCTCTTATAAAACAATCTGGCAGTGTAAGCTTAAACAATACTGATAATTCAAGTAAAGTTAGCGTTTATGATGTTATAGCTAGCCAAGGCACTCTCATCGAACCAGTGGGTTTCCCTTCAGTTGCTGCTCCAGTTCCTTGTGGTCCTAGATTAGCGATGTATTATAGAGGGAGCCAGAGTTTCCGGATTAGACCTGGAGTTTTTAGTTACCAAATCCCTGTTATTGATAGAGATGATGGTGCTGCCTCTCCAAAGACAATGAACCCGCATGCTCCGGAATATGTTCCTAGAAGAGCAGCATGGCAAATTAACCCAGCTACAGAAGATTCAAATCCAATGATTGATTCTGAAAATCCTGTTGTTGGTGCTGGTGCTAAGGTTGATAAGCTCGATGAGAAACTTACAACTGGTGTAAGAGGGGAGAGACCGAGGAGAACCAGTTCTGATGCTGAGAAAGCAGAGCTAGCAAGGCAGATACTGCTCAGTTTCATTGTAAAATCTGTGCAGAATTCTTCAGATCCTCCTTCTACGGCTGCAGTTACTGACAAGAAGCATGACTATCCGACTGATTCAGCTGAAGCAATTGCAAATGACAGTGCAATCATAAAGATATTTTATGGCAATGATGAAAAGATGCCGAGGCCTGAGATAAACAGTGAGAGGCAGAAGATGGCagatgtaaataaaaataagatcagTGATGGGGAGGGCTTTGTGCTGGTCacgaagaggaggaggagtcgGCAACAGTACAGAAATGGGGTGAATGACCTGTGCAGTCAACAATCAATCTGTGCTTCAGTTCGTTGA